In Ruminococcaceae bacterium KH2T8, the sequence CGGTATTCGGATGTCTCCTGGGATACACGAAGATCGCAGACGAGATGGAAGATATGCAGTTAAGTACACTCGTAAATAAGCTCGGATACGACGAAGCAATGAAGGTCGTAACAGATCCCGGGATAATCTCACCGAAAGCTTTCATCGATGAGGTCATAAAGGAGAGACTTCCTAACCCCTATATCCCCGATACTCCCCAGAGGATCGCGACCGATACGAGCCTCAAGATACCGATAAGATTCGGCGAGACCATAAAGTCATATATAGCGGATCCCGCGCTCGACGTTACTTCCTTAAAGCTCGTGCCCCTCGTTATCGCAGGCTGGCTTCGCTACCTTCTCGGAAAGGACGATAACGGCGAGGATATGGCATTAAGCTCCGATCCCATGCTCAGTGAACTTCAGGCCCTCCTGTCGGAAGTTGTTTGGAATGATCCGTCGTCCATAGGCGACAGTCTTGATCCGATCCTCAGAAACGAGATGATCTTCGGTACGGATCTTGTCGCCTGCGGGCTCGCGGAGACCGTAAACACTATGTTCGCATCAATGCTCAAAGGCAAAGGAAGTGTAAGAGATACGATCAAAAATTATCTTTGATTATTCCGCATCCACTTAGTATTATATAAGAGGTTAATTATAGGGGAGGCTTTTTGTATATGATCATCACGCCCAAGTTGAGAGCGGAATCCAACAGAGACTATGCATTGAGGATAATCAGAGAAAATATCGTAAATATGGAGATCGAGCCCGGCTCGCTCATCGGTGAGCAGGAGACGGCATCTCAGCTCGGTTGTTCAAGAACTCCCGTACATGAGGCTTTCCTAGAGCTTTCGAAATCCAGGATCCTGGACGTCCTCCCTCAGAGAGGCTGCAGAGTATCCCTTATCGATTATGATCTTATCAACGAAGCAAGATTCCTTCGTAAGAACGTAGAAGTCGCTCTCGCCGAGCAGGCCTGCGATATGGCTACTCCCGAGGACATCGACGAGCTCGCCGCTAACCTCAAGCTTCAGGAATTCTACAGCAACGAGGATGACGATAAGCTCCTTGACCTAGATAACGAATTCCACTACATCATCTATAGGATATGCAATAAGCTTCAGTGCCACTACATGGTGAGCCTCATGAGCGTTCATTTCGACCGTGTACGTAAGCTCAGCCTCAAGTCGGTAAAGAATAAGTACATCATCTCCGACCACCGCGCTATCTTCGAAGCTATCAAGGCCCACGACAAGAAAGCGGCAAGAGAAGCTACCGAGACCCACATGGCAAGATTTGACATGGACTGGGACATCATAAAGAAGGAATTCAGCGAATATATAGCTGACTGACGAACCGCACTTTTTTAAGCAAAGATCAACTCCCGCCGATATCGACGGGAGTTTTTGTTAATACAAGTCTATCGCCATTTGAGCACAACAAATACCGGTAGTCCTGTCATATTCATATATCCAACTTATATTACCGTACTCATCGTAATACGTTCTTGTTACTACATTTCCGTCATCGGACATCTCATTCGCCCCGCCGCTGTAACAGTAATCAGGACTCGAGATCGCGTTAAAGACATCTTCACCCATGACCGTATACTCTACGAGCATCTCTCCGTCGTAATATTGGAACTGTTCGCCGCAGGTGCCGCCTGAGATGCTTTCATAATTCTCGGTATTATTTCCCGTGGCGAGCACGTAACCACACTCGATACATTCAATGGCGCGTGCATATAATTCCGGATCCTCTATATCTTCCGGGAACAGCGGCCAATATTCAGATCTTGGCTCTACCTCACAAAAAGTCATAAACCCGGTGTCTCTGTTATATTCGAAGGACGCCTCGAAATGTGACGTCGGATTATAGAGCGAACGTGTGATCACGGTTCCGTCATCCTCAAGATCCCCTTCTTCGGGACCCCACCATACCGCACGATCCAGGATATAATACTCGTACTGCTCTTCGCTCATCTTCCAGATAATGATATGCGTCCAGCCGTTTTCGGTGATACACTCGGCACCGAATCCCGTACTGAATTCTAAATCACTGTCACCATATCTTTCCGGCCCGATCTGATCATAGATAACAAATCCTTCATCGGCATAGGACTGCGCAAGTTCTCTGGTCTCTTCATCCTCGATATCATTGAGATCGGAATAAATAAAATGCAGATTGGTCTCGCTGGGAGTACGAGGTCTCATATTCTCTACGACCACCTCTTGTGCAGAAGTTGTAGTAGTCTCTTCAGTTGTGGTTTCCACGGTCGTTTCTTCGGATGAAGTCTCCTCCGAGGTAGTCTCCTCAGTAGCAGAACATCCGCCTATGACACACGCGGTCATTATCGATAGTGCCATAACACCGGCAAGAGCCGATACAGTATTAAGATGTCTTTTCATGTTGCCTCCGACATAAGGGATAGTATAGGAAACGATCTTCTTCTGAGATCGGGTTTCCGTTTTATTTGCAGTTAGTTTATAGTTATAAACCACTCTTGTCAATGCAGTATGCAG encodes:
- a CDS encoding DNA-binding transcriptional regulator, GntR family, which produces MIITPKLRAESNRDYALRIIRENIVNMEIEPGSLIGEQETASQLGCSRTPVHEAFLELSKSRILDVLPQRGCRVSLIDYDLINEARFLRKNVEVALAEQACDMATPEDIDELAANLKLQEFYSNEDDDKLLDLDNEFHYIIYRICNKLQCHYMVSLMSVHFDRVRKLSLKSVKNKYIISDHRAIFEAIKAHDKKAAREATETHMARFDMDWDIIKKEFSEYIAD